Proteins from a genomic interval of Pseudodesulfovibrio nedwellii:
- the neuC gene encoding UDP-N-acetylglucosamine 2-epimerase codes for MRKICFYTANRSEYSRLRSVMESVHAHEDLSLMVVAGGSHLLERYGMTISEIENDGFPIVDRLQTVVEGTSLESMAKSAGLAIIELTTSLTRITPDVLVVIGDRYDMLPAVIAASYLNIPIAHIQGGEKTGTIDESIRHAVTKLSHIHFPATESSREFIIQMGEDPERVFLSGCPSIDILLRTPEIGKKALFDSFPIPSITAAFSPDAEQDYLLYIQHPVTTEYGKSYEQMEQSLEALRRTGMQVFLIYPNLDAGSNDMIKALHRFTLRHDTEDWLFCYKHIPMNIFSNLMRYATCMVGNSSAGIRESCYFGLPTVNIGSRQKNRTHGQNVTNVEHDTEEILQAIQTQIAHGKYPVEQIYGTGNAGEEIANILAQVTVEVQK; via the coding sequence ATGAGAAAAATCTGTTTTTACACAGCGAATCGCTCTGAGTATTCCCGACTGCGTTCCGTAATGGAGTCTGTCCATGCGCATGAGGACTTGAGTTTGATGGTCGTTGCCGGTGGTTCCCATTTATTGGAACGCTATGGAATGACGATCAGCGAGATTGAAAATGATGGATTTCCTATCGTTGATCGATTGCAAACAGTGGTTGAAGGCACGTCTTTGGAGTCGATGGCTAAGTCTGCCGGTTTGGCCATTATCGAGTTAACCACGAGCCTGACTCGTATCACCCCCGATGTTTTAGTGGTGATAGGTGATCGGTATGACATGCTTCCGGCGGTTATCGCGGCGTCATATCTGAATATTCCTATTGCTCATATACAAGGAGGGGAGAAGACCGGCACCATTGACGAGTCCATTCGACATGCAGTCACCAAGCTGTCTCATATTCATTTTCCTGCCACGGAATCGAGCAGGGAGTTCATAATTCAGATGGGCGAAGATCCCGAGCGGGTCTTCTTAAGTGGTTGCCCCTCCATCGACATACTCTTGCGTACTCCTGAAATTGGCAAGAAGGCATTGTTTGATTCTTTTCCCATTCCTTCTATTACGGCAGCTTTTTCTCCAGACGCGGAGCAGGATTATTTGCTTTATATCCAGCATCCGGTCACCACTGAATATGGAAAGAGTTATGAACAGATGGAGCAAAGTCTGGAAGCGTTACGTCGGACAGGGATGCAGGTCTTTCTTATTTATCCCAATCTTGATGCCGGTTCCAATGATATGATCAAGGCTTTGCATCGTTTTACTCTCCGTCACGATACTGAGGACTGGCTCTTTTGTTACAAGCATATTCCGATGAATATTTTTTCCAATCTTATGCGTTATGCGACATGCATGGTGGGTAATTCCAGCGCAGGCATTAGGGAAAGTTGTTATTTTGGTTTGCCAACCGTCAACATAGGTTCTCGTCAGAAAAATCGTACACATGGACAAAATGTTACGAATGTTGAGCATGATACGGAAGAAATACTCCAGGCCATTCAGACTCAGATAGCCCACGGCAAGTATCCTGTTGAACAGATATACGGCACAGGTAACGCGGGGGAGGAGATCGCTAACATTCTCGCACAGGTAACTGTAGAGGTGCAAAAATGA
- the gmd gene encoding GDP-mannose 4,6-dehydratase, translated as MGKKALITGITGQDGSYLAELLLEKGYEVHGIKRRASLFNTGRVEHLYQDPHDEEQRFFLHYGDMTDATNLIRVVQEVQPDEVYNLAAQSHVAVSFETPEYTADTTAIGPLRLLEAIRILGLEKKTRFYQASTSELFGNSGKDKQSEFTPFCPRSPYAAAKLYAYWITINYREAYDMYACNGILFNHESPRRGETFVTRKITMGLAHIAVGLDQTLWLGNLDARRDWGHARDYVEMMWLMLQQDVPEDYVIATGSSYSVREFVEMAGNLVGMDIQWRGSGTDEVGVDGKSGKTVIRIDPRYYRPTEVDFLAGEATKAKERLGWEPKISFKDMVAEMVESDLEQAKLEALCKENGFESFTACGVKE; from the coding sequence ATGGGTAAAAAAGCACTGATTACGGGTATTACTGGTCAGGACGGATCATATCTCGCCGAGTTGCTCCTGGAAAAAGGGTACGAAGTCCACGGTATTAAACGTAGGGCTTCTTTATTCAATACGGGCCGAGTGGAGCATCTGTATCAAGATCCGCATGATGAAGAACAAAGGTTTTTCTTGCATTATGGGGACATGACCGACGCGACCAACTTGATTCGTGTGGTGCAGGAAGTTCAACCTGACGAAGTTTACAATCTGGCGGCCCAGAGTCATGTGGCTGTGTCCTTTGAAACACCGGAATACACGGCAGACACTACTGCAATCGGTCCTTTGCGCTTACTTGAGGCCATTCGTATTCTCGGATTGGAAAAGAAAACTCGTTTTTATCAGGCTTCGACATCCGAACTGTTTGGCAATTCAGGTAAGGACAAGCAGAGTGAATTTACCCCGTTTTGTCCGAGGTCGCCTTATGCCGCAGCCAAGTTGTACGCCTACTGGATAACCATCAATTATCGTGAAGCATACGATATGTATGCCTGTAATGGTATCCTGTTCAATCATGAATCTCCTCGCCGGGGTGAGACGTTTGTGACCCGAAAGATCACTATGGGGTTGGCTCATATTGCAGTCGGCCTCGATCAGACGTTGTGGCTTGGAAATCTTGATGCTCGGCGAGACTGGGGGCATGCTAGAGACTATGTGGAAATGATGTGGCTTATGCTGCAACAGGACGTGCCGGAGGACTATGTCATTGCCACGGGCTCAAGTTATTCCGTTCGAGAGTTCGTGGAGATGGCTGGAAATCTGGTGGGCATGGACATTCAATGGCGTGGTTCAGGGACCGACGAAGTCGGCGTGGACGGCAAAAGTGGGAAGACGGTGATTCGCATCGATCCGCGATATTATCGGCCCACCGAGGTTGATTTTCTGGCTGGTGAGGCGACCAAGGCCAAGGAACGTCTTGGTTGGGAGCCGAAGATATCCTTTAAGGATATGGTTGCAGAAATGGTTGAATCTGATCTGGAGCAAGCCAAACTGGAAGCCTTGTGTAAGGAAAACGGGTTTGAATCTTTTACTGCATGCGGAGTGAAAGAGTGA
- a CDS encoding radical SAM protein, whose amino-acid sequence MPKCARCFASLKENPTEGGNRYILFPDEDEVQKGIEENSEGPTRAVIELSSICNLKCRGCMQYRADIPGTRKESLMDIDRLKEWIKDGSETIRSIRLYNYGETFVHPRAIEFIEFIKELGLFVEIATNGLLLDTEEKQRRVMASGVDRLMFSIHGSSQETVEPYMTEKFDFEKMMEILKSLSRLRKELGTKVQMYWKYLLFEWNDTDEDMARAEVLARATGMDKLLFTLPGYPSPSKRFEGPHNRNVKVVDFD is encoded by the coding sequence ATGCCAAAGTGTGCGAGATGCTTTGCTTCCCTGAAAGAGAATCCGACGGAAGGAGGCAATCGTTATATTTTGTTTCCGGATGAGGATGAAGTGCAAAAAGGGATTGAAGAAAATTCTGAAGGTCCGACTCGGGCGGTGATAGAATTGTCATCAATATGCAATCTGAAATGTCGGGGATGTATGCAATACAGGGCGGATATCCCAGGGACTCGGAAAGAGTCTCTGATGGATATTGACCGGCTCAAGGAGTGGATCAAGGACGGTTCCGAGACCATACGGAGCATTCGGTTGTATAACTATGGCGAAACTTTTGTACATCCTCGTGCCATTGAATTTATTGAGTTCATTAAAGAACTTGGTTTGTTTGTGGAAATAGCGACAAACGGTTTGTTGTTGGATACGGAAGAAAAGCAACGCAGGGTGATGGCTTCCGGCGTCGATAGATTGATGTTTTCCATCCACGGGTCCAGTCAGGAAACAGTTGAGCCCTACATGACCGAAAAATTTGATTTCGAGAAGATGATGGAAATTCTCAAAAGTTTGTCCCGCCTGCGCAAGGAGTTGGGAACCAAGGTCCAGATGTATTGGAAGTACCTGTTGTTCGAGTGGAATGACACCGATGAAGATATGGCTCGGGCTGAGGTCCTTGCCCGTGCTACAGGAATGGACAAATTGCTTTTCACCTTACCTGGTTATCCTTCGCCGTCGAAGCGTTTTGAAGGCCCTCACAATCGAAATGTGAAAGTCGTTGATTTTGATTGA
- a CDS encoding glycosyltransferase, giving the protein MQGLSEHKKISVIVPTYNQAEYLGACLDSIWFQDYANIEIIVIADPSPDDTSEVLAAFAKGVEADRVSFASKLEKDGTVSRTECSRYRQDGRQLIIVENQTRLGHTPSYNKGFQMASGEYCTYIASDDLCHPSMLTELAGFLDRNEADFVYSDMFIVDDDMRVLREFSLPDYSFKASFCDWYLCGVSKLYRHSLHERFGYYDETFTANDHECFLRFAMNGAKFKHVPKVLYSVRSHAQREQDVHSSDSWEKLMEESSRLVEKAHKYERLEKQDG; this is encoded by the coding sequence ATGCAAGGTCTGTCTGAACATAAGAAAATTTCGGTAATTGTACCTACCTACAATCAAGCAGAATATCTTGGCGCCTGTTTGGATTCCATTTGGTTTCAGGATTATGCGAACATTGAAATAATCGTCATTGCCGATCCTTCACCGGATGATACCTCTGAAGTGCTTGCCGCCTTCGCAAAAGGCGTTGAAGCCGACAGGGTTTCCTTTGCGTCAAAGCTTGAAAAGGATGGGACGGTTTCCCGCACGGAATGTTCTCGCTACAGGCAGGATGGTCGTCAACTTATCATTGTCGAGAATCAAACGCGACTGGGGCACACTCCGTCCTACAACAAGGGGTTCCAGATGGCATCCGGCGAGTATTGCACATATATCGCTTCGGATGACCTTTGCCATCCTTCGATGTTGACGGAGCTGGCCGGTTTTTTAGACCGCAACGAAGCTGATTTTGTTTATTCTGATATGTTTATTGTTGATGACGATATGCGTGTTCTCAGGGAATTTTCGTTGCCGGATTATAGTTTCAAGGCATCCTTTTGTGATTGGTACCTCTGTGGTGTTTCCAAACTCTATCGGCATTCTCTGCATGAACGATTCGGTTATTATGACGAGACTTTTACTGCCAATGACCACGAGTGCTTTTTACGATTTGCTATGAATGGGGCTAAGTTCAAGCATGTTCCAAAGGTTTTGTATTCAGTACGAAGTCATGCTCAACGAGAACAGGATGTACACAGCAGCGATAGTTGGGAAAAATTGATGGAGGAGTCGAGCCGTTTAGTCGAGAAGGCTCATAAATACGAGCGGCTTGAAAAACAGGACGGATGA
- a CDS encoding tetratricopeptide repeat protein: MSIQDRTNKFSQAFNSIPDQAREQDGLKKAAFALGQGEYQRALKELACLESAPARIMRAELLCDQKEYDLARTECLQVIEQEQNAYGAYNCLGHIARAEGNIDDSRQAFLASIALEANGRVAQTNLVGENRDSVTSDRSDASIVTSIPPRDVERHYASTRNWVEGGFEVISLNTQAEIDQLQGLLPHVIFEKAPRTACEKFGRDYVYLDDILDVLAACGKRIGGIVNADILLHGAADLLTQLPQATDQGLVFGSRVDIDTGLKQWRSYDVGFDYFFMSPALAAELPRQTSYCLGLPWWDYYLPMATAKKGAHIFLNHTPVAYHGVHAINWSPRLFHALGAEFVQDTTGLWFEDGLSAPVVSFADMTAQEQFLVGVAKYVVRRLRLLAKSISIETDNLTRLASPLDLKRYGMANELTLLEGLEGVVEGLGLKGA, encoded by the coding sequence ATGAGCATACAGGACAGAACCAATAAATTTAGTCAGGCATTTAATTCAATTCCGGATCAGGCTCGGGAACAGGATGGTTTGAAGAAGGCCGCTTTTGCCCTTGGTCAGGGCGAGTATCAGCGTGCCTTGAAGGAACTTGCCTGTTTAGAGAGTGCACCTGCTCGTATCATGCGGGCAGAATTGTTGTGCGATCAAAAGGAATATGACTTGGCTCGGACTGAGTGCCTGCAAGTAATAGAGCAAGAGCAAAATGCATATGGTGCGTATAATTGCCTTGGCCATATTGCTCGTGCAGAAGGAAATATTGACGACTCTCGGCAGGCGTTTCTGGCATCCATTGCGCTTGAGGCCAATGGGCGTGTCGCTCAAACCAATCTTGTTGGAGAGAACCGTGACTCCGTGACCTCTGATCGGAGCGACGCCAGCATTGTGACAAGCATTCCACCACGAGACGTGGAGCGGCATTATGCTTCTACTCGCAATTGGGTTGAGGGTGGGTTTGAAGTCATATCGCTTAATACGCAGGCTGAGATTGATCAATTGCAGGGATTGCTTCCGCATGTGATCTTCGAGAAAGCTCCACGCACGGCTTGTGAAAAGTTTGGTAGGGACTATGTGTACCTTGATGATATTTTGGATGTTTTGGCCGCATGTGGCAAACGCATAGGCGGTATAGTCAATGCGGACATCCTTTTGCATGGGGCGGCAGACTTGTTGACACAACTACCCCAGGCAACCGACCAAGGGCTGGTGTTTGGCTCAAGAGTTGATATCGATACAGGCTTGAAACAGTGGCGCAGCTACGATGTGGGATTTGACTATTTTTTCATGAGCCCGGCACTCGCTGCCGAGTTGCCTCGTCAGACGTCATATTGTCTGGGTTTACCTTGGTGGGATTATTATCTCCCCATGGCAACGGCCAAAAAGGGAGCACATATATTTTTGAATCATACTCCGGTTGCATATCATGGCGTTCATGCAATTAATTGGTCTCCGCGATTGTTTCATGCGTTGGGGGCGGAGTTTGTACAGGATACGACGGGGCTTTGGTTTGAGGACGGGCTTTCGGCTCCTGTGGTTTCGTTTGCGGACATGACGGCTCAAGAACAGTTTTTGGTGGGTGTTGCCAAGTATGTGGTAAGGCGGCTGCGGTTGCTGGCGAAATCAATTTCTATTGAAACGGACAATTTGACACGCCTTGCTTCTCCGTTGGACTTGAAACGGTATGGCATGGCGAACGAGTTGACTTTGCTTGAAGGGTTGGAAGGTGTGGTTGAAGGTCTGGGGTTGAAGGGAGCATAG
- a CDS encoding CgeB family protein has protein sequence MRLFRLCTNSQLYLDRFHDQQPELEGRPYIEQYRKLMKDCYGWADFWTHGFSPLGYEVWEPVGNAVVQQKQWALEHDVEYSEKWLFEISLSQIKDFAPDVLLVNDHHTFGKSFLDRVRESCPSIKLIIGWCGAPYTSLDVFKAYDLTLSNVSSLLDVFHAKGLNSRLFRHGFSATVNDRLATVSDRGPDVSFVGSAISADQYHTSRLELLEHLSHNSALEIWSPNGKVLQGGGIASSIIHGAVFGLDMYRTLAKSFVTLNTHIDISLTYASNMRLFEATGVGACLLTDWTPNLSELFEEDVEVVTFRTAEEAVEKMDYLMAHPSERDSIAEAGQKRTLAEHSFTQRAKEMDELIRNELA, from the coding sequence ATGCGTTTGTTTCGACTTTGCACCAATTCTCAGCTTTATCTTGATCGTTTTCACGATCAACAACCGGAATTGGAGGGGCGTCCCTACATCGAACAATACCGGAAACTCATGAAGGATTGTTACGGTTGGGCTGATTTTTGGACACATGGTTTTAGCCCGTTGGGATATGAAGTTTGGGAACCTGTCGGCAACGCTGTTGTGCAACAGAAGCAGTGGGCTTTGGAGCACGATGTCGAATATTCGGAAAAATGGCTTTTTGAGATCAGTTTGAGCCAGATAAAAGATTTTGCCCCGGATGTGCTGTTGGTTAATGACCATCATACTTTTGGCAAATCCTTTCTGGACAGGGTGCGAGAGTCATGCCCTTCCATCAAACTGATTATTGGTTGGTGTGGTGCACCATATACATCATTGGATGTCTTCAAGGCGTATGACCTGACTTTGAGCAACGTGTCTTCGTTGCTGGATGTGTTCCATGCCAAGGGTTTGAATTCCCGGCTTTTTCGTCATGGTTTTTCTGCAACCGTGAATGATCGTCTCGCAACTGTTTCTGACCGTGGTCCTGACGTATCTTTTGTTGGGTCAGCTATTTCGGCAGATCAATACCATACATCACGATTGGAGCTGCTGGAGCACCTTTCCCATAATTCGGCTTTGGAAATATGGTCACCAAATGGGAAGGTTCTGCAGGGGGGCGGCATTGCATCGTCTATCATTCATGGTGCTGTTTTTGGTCTCGATATGTATCGCACCTTGGCGAAAAGTTTTGTGACCTTGAATACGCACATAGATATTTCACTGACATATGCCAGCAATATGCGGCTCTTTGAAGCGACAGGCGTTGGGGCCTGTTTGCTTACGGATTGGACTCCTAATCTTTCTGAATTGTTTGAAGAGGATGTAGAGGTGGTGACTTTTCGTACAGCAGAAGAAGCTGTGGAAAAAATGGATTACCTTATGGCCCATCCCTCAGAGCGGGATTCTATTGCCGAAGCAGGGCAAAAGCGAACTTTAGCAGAACATTCCTTTACGCAACGGGCGAAGGAAATGGATGAATTGATTCGAAATGAACTTGCATAA
- a CDS encoding class I SAM-dependent methyltransferase, producing the protein MTWNPDTYEAWFDTPEGRFALDQEARLLQNVLAGWPRRKHKLLEVGCGTGLFLDMLYQMGLDVTGIDNSPEMIMAARKRFGNRAELHLGHGEHMGYSDNEFDYAFLWSVLEFTDEPEAMLTEAARVAEKGLLIGFLNKNSLYYTMNIRNSGSTMAKANWFTWCEMQDLIKRTTGFRPTLARSVLAGPTKTWKNTGVSKLISSSILPPSVGAFVAVRVDFTNMKPITPLFAWKTEPEMG; encoded by the coding sequence ATGACATGGAATCCTGACACATATGAAGCATGGTTCGACACCCCCGAAGGACGCTTTGCGCTTGATCAGGAGGCTCGACTGTTGCAAAACGTGCTGGCAGGATGGCCCAGACGAAAGCACAAACTGCTTGAAGTCGGCTGTGGAACCGGTTTGTTTCTGGATATGCTCTATCAAATGGGTCTGGATGTTACCGGTATCGACAACAGCCCGGAAATGATCATGGCTGCCAGAAAACGCTTTGGGAACCGTGCGGAACTGCATCTGGGTCACGGCGAACATATGGGATATTCGGACAACGAGTTCGACTATGCGTTCCTCTGGTCTGTGCTGGAGTTCACAGACGAGCCGGAAGCCATGCTCACGGAAGCGGCCCGCGTTGCCGAGAAAGGTTTACTCATCGGATTCCTGAACAAGAATTCACTTTATTACACCATGAACATCCGCAACTCAGGGTCCACCATGGCCAAGGCCAACTGGTTCACATGGTGCGAGATGCAGGACCTCATCAAACGCACCACAGGCTTCCGCCCCACCTTGGCCCGCTCGGTGCTCGCCGGTCCCACCAAAACCTGGAAAAACACGGGCGTCTCCAAACTTATCAGTTCCAGCATCCTCCCCCCGTCAGTCGGCGCATTCGTCGCCGTCCGCGTGGACTTCACCAACATGAAGCCCATAACACCTCTTTTCGCCTGGAAAACAGAACCAGAAATGGGGTAG
- a CDS encoding NAD-dependent epimerase/dehydratase family protein — MKKDARIFVAGHRGLVGGAIVRCLKADGYTNLFCRTHAELDLTRQDEVDRFFAEEQPEYVFLAAAKVGGIYANSTYPADFIRDNLLIQSNIVDAAFVHATRKLLFLGSSCIYPREAPQPIPEDALLSGPLEPTNESYAVAKIAGIKLCQAMRRQHGFDAISAMPTNLYGPGDNFHPENSHVVPGLMRRFHEAKLADAAEVAVWGTGAPLREFLHVDDLAEALVFLMEHYSDESIVNVGSGVEVSIAELVKTIKRVVGFQGAIRFERPEMDGTPRKLVDSSRLYSMGWKPKHSLEQGLADTYAWFKNNAVG, encoded by the coding sequence GTGAAAAAAGACGCACGAATTTTTGTTGCCGGACATCGCGGTTTGGTTGGAGGGGCAATTGTCAGATGTTTGAAGGCTGATGGGTATACGAACCTGTTCTGCCGTACACACGCCGAGCTTGATCTGACTCGTCAGGACGAAGTGGACCGTTTTTTTGCGGAAGAGCAGCCCGAATATGTTTTTCTGGCAGCGGCCAAGGTGGGCGGCATTTACGCCAACAGCACTTATCCGGCTGATTTCATTCGTGATAACCTGTTGATTCAGAGTAATATTGTGGATGCAGCTTTTGTTCATGCTACCCGTAAACTGCTTTTTTTGGGTTCGTCTTGTATCTATCCACGCGAGGCTCCGCAGCCTATCCCGGAGGATGCATTACTTTCCGGGCCACTTGAGCCGACAAACGAGTCGTATGCCGTAGCCAAAATCGCTGGCATCAAACTGTGTCAGGCCATGCGGCGTCAACACGGGTTTGATGCCATCAGTGCCATGCCCACCAATTTGTATGGGCCGGGCGATAATTTCCATCCAGAGAATTCCCATGTTGTTCCCGGTTTGATGCGCCGATTCCATGAGGCCAAGCTGGCCGATGCCGCAGAGGTGGCTGTATGGGGAACGGGTGCACCTCTTCGGGAGTTTCTGCATGTGGATGATTTGGCCGAAGCCCTTGTATTTCTAATGGAACATTATTCGGATGAATCCATCGTTAACGTCGGCTCTGGTGTGGAAGTCTCCATCGCCGAACTCGTGAAAACCATTAAGCGTGTGGTTGGATTTCAGGGGGCTATCCGGTTTGAGAGGCCTGAAATGGACGGTACCCCCCGAAAGTTGGTGGACAGTTCCCGCTTGTATTCAATGGGGTGGAAACCCAAACATTCTTTGGAGCAAGGGTTGGCCGACACGTACGCATGGTTCAAAAACAATGCTGTGGGTTAG
- a CDS encoding N-acetylneuraminate synthase family protein: MTRTLNFAGRMIGGEYPPLVIAEIGINHDGVFERAVTMIEDAHTAGCECVKFQSHIIEDEMIYNDVVPGNATESIWDMMNRCAFTLEQEMNLKKKTEELGMIYLSTPFSRASADRLEAMGVHAYKIGSGECNNIPLIEHIASFGKPVILSTGMNGMDSVVRSASILETHGVEYALLHCTSMYPTPYEQVRLGAMQELMEQFFEVPIGLSDHSMGNYTCFGATALGACILEKHFTSDASWPGSDIPISINPRELADLIKGSKAIHQALGGTKNVLEGEQPCIAFAYSCVVTTQAVAQGEAFTMENIWVKRPGTGEILAADFTTVLGCTAVKDIPSGAQLKRSHIKL; this comes from the coding sequence ATGACACGGACATTGAATTTTGCAGGAAGAATGATAGGGGGCGAGTACCCTCCACTTGTTATCGCTGAGATTGGTATTAATCACGACGGCGTTTTCGAGCGGGCTGTGACCATGATAGAAGATGCACATACCGCAGGGTGTGAATGCGTTAAATTTCAAAGCCACATTATTGAAGACGAAATGATTTATAATGATGTGGTGCCTGGGAATGCCACTGAGTCCATTTGGGATATGATGAACCGCTGTGCGTTTACGCTTGAGCAAGAAATGAATCTCAAGAAAAAGACTGAAGAATTGGGTATGATATACTTGAGTACTCCGTTTTCCAGGGCTTCGGCGGACCGTCTTGAAGCAATGGGGGTGCATGCATACAAAATCGGTTCCGGTGAATGCAATAATATACCGCTTATTGAGCATATCGCATCCTTTGGTAAGCCTGTTATCCTGAGCACTGGTATGAACGGTATGGACTCGGTGGTGCGTTCTGCAAGCATTCTGGAAACGCATGGAGTTGAATACGCCCTGTTGCATTGTACTTCCATGTATCCCACTCCATATGAACAAGTGCGTTTGGGAGCCATGCAAGAACTTATGGAACAATTTTTCGAAGTTCCTATAGGCCTTTCAGATCATTCCATGGGCAATTATACTTGTTTCGGAGCTACCGCTCTTGGGGCCTGTATTTTGGAAAAGCATTTTACATCCGATGCCTCTTGGCCGGGGTCCGACATTCCTATTTCCATAAATCCAAGAGAACTCGCCGATTTGATTAAGGGAAGTAAAGCGATACACCAGGCTCTTGGGGGCACAAAGAACGTGCTTGAAGGAGAGCAGCCTTGCATAGCTTTCGCGTATTCCTGCGTTGTGACGACTCAAGCCGTTGCTCAAGGTGAAGCGTTTACCATGGAGAATATATGGGTAAAACGTCCTGGAACCGGTGAAATATTGGCAGCGGATTTTACGACAGTCCTAGGGTGTACGGCAGTAAAGGATATCCCGTCAGGTGCTCAACTTAAGCGGAGTCACATTAAGTTATGA
- a CDS encoding class I SAM-dependent methyltransferase, giving the protein MSEQNCPLCNSTHVERIDRVFTDDIVALYDQVLTVDVKEYFSDTEFLEYYRCKECGLFSFIPSIVGDSLFYQRLNMFNWYYLPEKYEFKYCSQHIPLGARVLDIGCGAGAFKGSLPGRDYVGLEPHGESDPVSKESVLHMDIDQFLATQPELFDAVCVFQVLEHLKSPGDFIQRALSCLKPGGGFVVSTPSQDSFIGNVTNSPLAMPPHHMSHWPDSAFRQMTRFNLELEELHHEPLQDIHVPWFSSKFCEEQLKEQHPEGCKGGLIDMSPGFKALAEEAEKMAKQVTPIFSNPAWRPVGHTVIAVFTKKIVAGSVEA; this is encoded by the coding sequence ATGAGTGAACAGAACTGTCCTCTTTGCAATTCGACTCATGTGGAGCGCATAGATCGTGTTTTTACTGACGACATCGTTGCGTTGTACGATCAGGTCTTAACTGTCGATGTGAAAGAATATTTTTCTGATACTGAGTTCCTTGAGTATTATCGTTGCAAGGAATGTGGTCTTTTTTCCTTTATTCCGAGTATCGTTGGTGATTCTTTGTTTTATCAACGGCTGAATATGTTTAATTGGTATTACCTCCCTGAAAAGTATGAGTTTAAGTATTGTTCACAGCACATCCCCCTTGGGGCGCGTGTTTTGGATATTGGGTGTGGCGCCGGTGCGTTTAAGGGCTCTCTTCCTGGGAGGGATTACGTCGGCTTGGAGCCTCACGGTGAATCAGATCCCGTATCGAAAGAGTCCGTTTTGCACATGGATATAGATCAATTTCTAGCAACACAGCCGGAATTATTCGACGCCGTTTGCGTTTTTCAGGTGTTGGAGCACCTGAAGTCGCCGGGAGATTTTATTCAGAGGGCGTTATCCTGCCTTAAGCCGGGGGGGGGGTTTGTTGTTTCCACCCCTAGCCAGGATTCCTTTATTGGAAATGTAACGAATAGCCCCCTCGCCATGCCGCCTCATCATATGTCTCATTGGCCGGACAGTGCTTTTCGGCAAATGACACGTTTTAATCTTGAGCTTGAAGAATTGCATCATGAACCATTGCAAGACATTCATGTCCCGTGGTTTAGTTCTAAATTTTGTGAGGAACAACTCAAGGAGCAGCACCCCGAAGGATGCAAGGGGGGGCTGATTGATATGAGTCCCGGGTTCAAAGCGTTGGCGGAAGAAGCGGAAAAGATGGCAAAACAGGTCACTCCGATATTTTCTAATCCTGCGTGGCGACCAGTCGGTCATACGGTTATCGCTGTTTTTACAAAAAAAATTGTTGCCGGGTCAGTGGAGGCATAG